The Aeoliella mucimassa genome includes the window TGGAATTGATGAGCGACCAAAGTAAGTCCTCGTAGGTCTCGGTGCGATCGCCGACCGATTGCTGATAGGCGGACACCTGCGCGAGTTCCTCGGTCGTCGGTTCGCGACAGAGCGTGCGGAGGAACAACTCGCTGGTCACCAGTTCGTCGTCCTCCTCGTCGCGTAACAGTTTGCCGAGCGAGGTCGGACGCAACCGCCGACCTGCCGAGACAGCCGCATTGATTTGCGGTGTATTCATCATCGCCAAGGCTTGTGGAATGCTGCTGGTCACGGTCTCGCGGGGCTCCGAGGGATCGAAGCCAAACGCTACGTCGAAAGCCAAACGCGGAGTTGACTGCACGCCGTAAGCCCGACCGTTTGCGGAGACCATCGAACGAATCGTCGCTTCGTCGAGCTCCAGCGTGGTCAGCAAACTGTTGAAAAGCTGGTCGCCGCGGAGCGGTTGCGCCACGTTGGCCGTGAATGGCACCGCATCGGGCAGGCGACGAGGGCGGGTTTCGCGCTGGTAGGCCTCGGTGCTTAGGATCACCCGCATCAGCCACTTGGGGTTGTACCCGCTGGCGGCAAACTCCTCGCTCAGGTACTCCATCGCCTTGCCACCACTTGGTGTGCGATCGGGTCCGATGTCGTCGACCGGCTCGTAAAATCCCTCGCCCACCAACTCGGCCCACATACGATTCACATACGCCTTGGCAAACCACTCGCTGTCGGTCATCCATTCGGCAATGCGCTCGCGACGCTCCGCATCGCGCGTTCCGAGCGGCACCTCGGCCCCGGTCAGGAAGAACTTCGGCTCCATGCGTGTTCCTTCGGCCGCGGGGTCGTCGAGGTCGGGCATGTAGTGCTCCGGGGTCCCGCGACGGTTCGCGTTGTCGCCACCCCGTCGATTGTTAGCTGGGCTATCGTTGCTCACTACCTCGAAGCTGCGCCGCGTCGTGGAGTTCACTGGGCGGACCGCGGTGCGGGGAAAGAACGCGGCCAGCTCGTGAAACTGCTCTCGCTTCCAGCGATCGTAAGGATGATCGTGACACTGAGCACACTGAATCTGGATGCCGAGGAAGATGCGCGAGATCTCGGCCGTGGTCTCTTCGGTACGACCATCCTGAGCCATCATGATGGCCGTGGCCCCGTTGTCTTGCACGTCGCCAGAGCTAGTGATGAAACGGGTAGCCACTTCGTCCCAGCCGGTGCCCGCGTTCAGCTCATCGGTCAGCAGGGTCACCACCGCGTTGCTCGCAATCACCGCTCGATCTTCAATGCGGCGATACATGATGACGTCGCGCCAGTAGCGAGCCCAG containing:
- a CDS encoding DUF1549 domain-containing protein, which gives rise to MFRFALLVAGVVSCMAAAAVAEGRNAGRVAREVDRLLAEELFTDSVELAPQTDDATFLRRVWLDLVGDIPSPEHVTAFLLDPSDSKRDRVIRDLLASEQYGQNWARYWRDVIMYRRIEDRAVIASNAVVTLLTDELNAGTGWDEVATRFITSSGDVQDNGATAIMMAQDGRTEETTAEISRIFLGIQIQCAQCHDHPYDRWKREQFHELAAFFPRTAVRPVNSTTRRSFEVVSNDSPANNRRGGDNANRRGTPEHYMPDLDDPAAEGTRMEPKFFLTGAEVPLGTRDAERRERIAEWMTDSEWFAKAYVNRMWAELVGEGFYEPVDDIGPDRTPSGGKAMEYLSEEFAASGYNPKWLMRVILSTEAYQRETRPRRLPDAVPFTANVAQPLRGDQLFNSLLTTLELDEATIRSMVSANGRAYGVQSTPRLAFDVAFGFDPSEPRETVTSSIPQALAMMNTPQINAAVSAGRRLRPTSLGKLLRDEEDDELVTSELFLRTLCREPTTEELAQVSAYQQSVGDRTETYEDLLWSLINSTEYAYRK